A single region of the Zootoca vivipara chromosome 2, rZooViv1.1, whole genome shotgun sequence genome encodes:
- the LOC118080970 gene encoding zinc finger protein 850-like isoform X3, giving the protein MLSRLDPREDPWVPDLPAKKEREIPLDGGEEFPDVIIKVEQEEELWLPEKLEQGAKPLNSPLQDRETVSSGFSAVIIKKEEDDGLWVVYHQGSEENKTSPPAHSEEGHGKRCTEEKENKCSDCGKSFTQRSSLIRHEKTHTGEKPYECAECGRSFSQRSILTRHERTHTGEKPYKCSECGKNFRHKSALLRHEKMEAGERPYECSHCGKGFIQRSNFLIHERIHTGEKPYLCSDCGKSFVQRWHLLVHEMTHKPEEPYQCTKCGKRFKHSLNLVVHERSHVGEKVYPCPDCEKSFTQRSSLVRHKKTHTGEKPHRCAECGRSFSQRSILTRHERTHTGEKPYQCSECGKNFRHKSALLRHEKMEAGERPYKCSHCGKGFIQRCNFLIHERTHTGEKPYKCAECGKGFVQRSHLHAHEIMHKEEEAFQCSKCGKRFNHSLSLVIHERSHTGEKPYPCSACGKSFVDKSSLVRHERAHRVEKPYTCFSCGKRFGYRSALLRHRKTQAGGKPYWFSACGKSVIQKLKRLAHERTHNGESLYKCAYCGRTYNLKYKLLIHERAHTRKKPYQCLECRKSFGQRSNFIVHQRTHTGEKPHKCSDCGRCLNDGRNLVKHKKTHTGEKPYRCRVCGKSFTNKSSLVVHERTHTGEKPYGCSGCGKGFTSKSSLIKHERTHTGEKPHACPDCGKSFVQRSNLLRHERTHKGEKTNPSSDGGESSGGDSALTRYVGAQAEEKPYKCSECGKSFHERRNLVVHERTHTGERPYKCTHCGKTFTNKTTLAVHKRTHTREKPYRCPSCGKSFPYKSSLIKHERTHTGEKPYKCSSCGKGFNQSANLLAHERTHTGEKPFKCSDCGKSFGDRSNLIRHQKSHTGEQL; this is encoded by the exons GGTTTTCTGCTGTGATAATCAAGAAGGAAGAAGATGATGGGCTTTGGGTAGTGTATCACCAGGGCTCTGAGGAAAACAAAACATCCCCACCTGCCCACTCAG AAGAGGGCCATGGGAAAAGGTGCACGGAGGAGAAAGAGAATAAATGCTCAgactgcgggaaaagcttcaCGCAGAGGTCGAGCCTCATCCGACACGAGAAGacgcacacaggggagaagccctacgaATGTGCAGAGTGCGGGAGGAGCTTCAGCCAGAGGTCGATCCTGACCAGGCACGAGAggacccacacgggagagaagccgtacAAATGCTCAGAGTGCGGGAAGAATTTCCGCCACAAGTCGGCCCTTCTCAGGCACGAGAAGATGGAGGCTGGGGAGAGGCCATACGAATGCTCTCACTGCGGAAAGGGCTTCATTCAGAGGTCCAACTTCCTCATCCACGAGAGAATCCACACCGGTGAGAAACCGTACCTGTGCTCGGACTGCGGGAAAAGCTTCGTCCAGAGGTGGCACCTGCTCGTCCACGAGATGACGCATAAGCCCGAGGAGCCCTATCAGTGCACAAAGTGTGGGAAGAGATTCAAGCACAGCCTCAACCTTGTCGTCCACGAAAGGAGCCACGTGGGCGAGAAAGTGTACCCGTGCCCAGACTGCGAGAAGAGCTTCACGCAGAGGTCGAGCCTCGTACGGCACAAGAAGacgcacaccggggagaagccgcACAGGTGTGCCGAGTGCGGGAGGAGCTTCAGCCAGAGGTCGATCCTGACCAGGCACGAGAggacccacacgggagagaagccgtacCAGTGCTCAGAGTGCGGGAAGAATTTCCGCCACAAGTCAGCGCTTCTCAGGCACGAGAAGATGGAGGCCGGGGAGAGGCCGTACAAGTGCTCTCACTGTGGAAAGGGCTTCATTCAGAGGTGCAACTTTCTCATCCATGAGAGAActcacacgggcgagaagccgtaCAAATGCGCCGAGTGCGGGAAAGGCTTTGTTCAGAGGTCGCACCTTCACGCCCATGAGATAATGCACAAGGAAGAGGAGGCCTTCCAGTGCTCAAAGTGCGGGAAGAGGTTCAACCACAGCTTGAGCCTCGTCATCCATGAAAGAAGCCACACTGGAGAGAAACCGTACCCATGCTCTGCCTGTGGGAAAAGCTTTGTTGACAAATCGAGCCTGGTCAGGCACGAGAGGGCCCATCGAGTAGAGAAGCCATACACGTGCTTCAGCTGCGGGAAAAGATTCGGCTATAGGTCGGCCCTCCTCAGGCACAGGAAAACCCAAGCGGGAGGGAAGCCATATTGGTTTTCGGCCTGTGGGAAAAGCGTCATTCAGAAATTGAAGCGCCTTGCACACGAGAGAACTCACAACGGAGAGAGCCTGTACAAGTGCGCTTACTGTGGCCGGACCTACAACTTGAAGTACAAGCTCCTCATCCACGAGAGAGCCCACACCAGGAAGAAACCTTACCAGTGTTTGGAGTGCAGGAAGAGCTTCGGCCAGAGATCCAACTTCATTGTGCACCAGAGGACCCACACGGGGGAAAAGCCCCACAAGTGCTCTGATTGCGGGAGGTGCTTAAACGACGGGCGCAACCTCGTGAAGCACAAGAagacccacacgggagagaaaccttACCGGTGCCGCGTCTGCGGAAAAAGCTTCACGAACAAGTCAAGCCTCGTTGTGCACGAGAGGACTCACACCGGAGAAAAACCGTACGGATGCTCAGGTTGCGGGAAAGGCTTCACCAGCAAATCGAGCCTGATTAAGCACgagagaactcacacaggggagaagccgcaCGCCTGCCCAGATTGTGGGAAAAGCTTTGTTCAGAGGTCGAACCTCCTCAGGCACGAGAGGACGCACAAAGGGGAGAAAACGAATCCGTCCTCAGACGGAGGGGAAAGTTCTGGTGGTGACTCAGCCCTGACTAGATACGTAGGGGCCCAGGCGGAAGAGAAACCCTACAAATGCtccgagtgtgggaaaagcttccacGAGAGACGGAACCTCGTCGTGCACGAGAGGACGCACACGGGGGAGAGGCCATATAAGTGCACTCACTGTGGGAAAACCTTCACCAACAAAACTACTCTCGCCGTCCACAAGAGAACTCACACGAGGGAGAAGCCGTACAGATGCCCCAGCTGTGGGAAAAGCTTCCCTTACAAGTCGAGCCTGATCAAACATGAGAggacccacacgggagagaagccctacaagtgctccAGCTGCGGGAAAGGGTTCAACCAGAGCGCCAACTTGCTGGCGCACGAGAggacccacacaggagagaagccgttCAAATGCTCGGACTGCGGGAAAAGTTTCGGCGACCGGTCGAATTTGATCAGGCACCAGAAAAGTCACACCGGAGAGCAACTCTAG
- the LOC118080970 gene encoding zinc finger protein 585A-like isoform X2, with amino-acid sequence MQRLQGGAAFSLPEPDMLSRLDPREDPWVPDLPAKKEREIPLDGGEEFPDVIIKVEQEEELWLPEKLEQGAKPLNSPLQDRETVSSGFSAVIIKKEEDDGLWVVYHQGSEENKTSPPAHSEEGHGKRCTEEKENKCSDCGKSFTQRSSLIRHEKTHTGEKPYECAECGRSFSQRSILTRHERTHTGEKPYKCSECGKNFRHKSALLRHEKMEAGERPYECSHCGKGFIQRSNFLIHERIHTGEKPYLCSDCGKSFVQRWHLLVHEMTHKPEEPYQCTKCGKRFKHSLNLVVHERSHVGEKVYPCPDCEKSFTQRSSLVRHKKTHTGEKPHRCAECGRSFSQRSILTRHERTHTGEKPYQCSECGKNFRHKSALLRHEKMEAGERPYKCSHCGKGFIQRCNFLIHERTHTGEKPYKCAECGKGFVQRSHLHAHEIMHKEEEAFQCSKCGKRFNHSLSLVIHERSHTGEKPYPCSACGKSFVDKSSLVRHERAHRVEKPYTCFSCGKRFGYRSALLRHRKTQAGGKPYWFSACGKSVIQKLKRLAHERTHNGESLYKCAYCGRTYNLKYKLLIHERAHTRKKPYQCLECRKSFGQRSNFIVHQRTHTGEKPHKCSDCGRCLNDGRNLVKHKKTHTGEKPYRCRVCGKSFTNKSSLVVHERTHTGEKPYGCSGCGKGFTSKSSLIKHERTHTGEKPHACPDCGKSFVQRSNLLRHERTHKGEKTNPSSDGGESSGGDSALTRYVGAQAEEKPYKCSECGKSFHERRNLVVHERTHTGERPYKCTHCGKTFTNKTTLAVHKRTHTREKPYRCPSCGKSFPYKSSLIKHERTHTGEKPYKCSSCGKGFNQSANLLAHERTHTGEKPFKCSDCGKSFGDRSNLIRHQKSHTGEQL; translated from the exons GGTTTTCTGCTGTGATAATCAAGAAGGAAGAAGATGATGGGCTTTGGGTAGTGTATCACCAGGGCTCTGAGGAAAACAAAACATCCCCACCTGCCCACTCAG AAGAGGGCCATGGGAAAAGGTGCACGGAGGAGAAAGAGAATAAATGCTCAgactgcgggaaaagcttcaCGCAGAGGTCGAGCCTCATCCGACACGAGAAGacgcacacaggggagaagccctacgaATGTGCAGAGTGCGGGAGGAGCTTCAGCCAGAGGTCGATCCTGACCAGGCACGAGAggacccacacgggagagaagccgtacAAATGCTCAGAGTGCGGGAAGAATTTCCGCCACAAGTCGGCCCTTCTCAGGCACGAGAAGATGGAGGCTGGGGAGAGGCCATACGAATGCTCTCACTGCGGAAAGGGCTTCATTCAGAGGTCCAACTTCCTCATCCACGAGAGAATCCACACCGGTGAGAAACCGTACCTGTGCTCGGACTGCGGGAAAAGCTTCGTCCAGAGGTGGCACCTGCTCGTCCACGAGATGACGCATAAGCCCGAGGAGCCCTATCAGTGCACAAAGTGTGGGAAGAGATTCAAGCACAGCCTCAACCTTGTCGTCCACGAAAGGAGCCACGTGGGCGAGAAAGTGTACCCGTGCCCAGACTGCGAGAAGAGCTTCACGCAGAGGTCGAGCCTCGTACGGCACAAGAAGacgcacaccggggagaagccgcACAGGTGTGCCGAGTGCGGGAGGAGCTTCAGCCAGAGGTCGATCCTGACCAGGCACGAGAggacccacacgggagagaagccgtacCAGTGCTCAGAGTGCGGGAAGAATTTCCGCCACAAGTCAGCGCTTCTCAGGCACGAGAAGATGGAGGCCGGGGAGAGGCCGTACAAGTGCTCTCACTGTGGAAAGGGCTTCATTCAGAGGTGCAACTTTCTCATCCATGAGAGAActcacacgggcgagaagccgtaCAAATGCGCCGAGTGCGGGAAAGGCTTTGTTCAGAGGTCGCACCTTCACGCCCATGAGATAATGCACAAGGAAGAGGAGGCCTTCCAGTGCTCAAAGTGCGGGAAGAGGTTCAACCACAGCTTGAGCCTCGTCATCCATGAAAGAAGCCACACTGGAGAGAAACCGTACCCATGCTCTGCCTGTGGGAAAAGCTTTGTTGACAAATCGAGCCTGGTCAGGCACGAGAGGGCCCATCGAGTAGAGAAGCCATACACGTGCTTCAGCTGCGGGAAAAGATTCGGCTATAGGTCGGCCCTCCTCAGGCACAGGAAAACCCAAGCGGGAGGGAAGCCATATTGGTTTTCGGCCTGTGGGAAAAGCGTCATTCAGAAATTGAAGCGCCTTGCACACGAGAGAACTCACAACGGAGAGAGCCTGTACAAGTGCGCTTACTGTGGCCGGACCTACAACTTGAAGTACAAGCTCCTCATCCACGAGAGAGCCCACACCAGGAAGAAACCTTACCAGTGTTTGGAGTGCAGGAAGAGCTTCGGCCAGAGATCCAACTTCATTGTGCACCAGAGGACCCACACGGGGGAAAAGCCCCACAAGTGCTCTGATTGCGGGAGGTGCTTAAACGACGGGCGCAACCTCGTGAAGCACAAGAagacccacacgggagagaaaccttACCGGTGCCGCGTCTGCGGAAAAAGCTTCACGAACAAGTCAAGCCTCGTTGTGCACGAGAGGACTCACACCGGAGAAAAACCGTACGGATGCTCAGGTTGCGGGAAAGGCTTCACCAGCAAATCGAGCCTGATTAAGCACgagagaactcacacaggggagaagccgcaCGCCTGCCCAGATTGTGGGAAAAGCTTTGTTCAGAGGTCGAACCTCCTCAGGCACGAGAGGACGCACAAAGGGGAGAAAACGAATCCGTCCTCAGACGGAGGGGAAAGTTCTGGTGGTGACTCAGCCCTGACTAGATACGTAGGGGCCCAGGCGGAAGAGAAACCCTACAAATGCtccgagtgtgggaaaagcttccacGAGAGACGGAACCTCGTCGTGCACGAGAGGACGCACACGGGGGAGAGGCCATATAAGTGCACTCACTGTGGGAAAACCTTCACCAACAAAACTACTCTCGCCGTCCACAAGAGAACTCACACGAGGGAGAAGCCGTACAGATGCCCCAGCTGTGGGAAAAGCTTCCCTTACAAGTCGAGCCTGATCAAACATGAGAggacccacacgggagagaagccctacaagtgctccAGCTGCGGGAAAGGGTTCAACCAGAGCGCCAACTTGCTGGCGCACGAGAggacccacacaggagagaagccgttCAAATGCTCGGACTGCGGGAAAAGTTTCGGCGACCGGTCGAATTTGATCAGGCACCAGAAAAGTCACACCGGAGAGCAACTCTAG